The Entelurus aequoreus isolate RoL-2023_Sb linkage group LG08, RoL_Eaeq_v1.1, whole genome shotgun sequence genome segment TCGGCTGTGTTTGGAGAGGCAGGGTTTTCATCTTGCAGACCAAAGGTGTGTATTGTTGGTAGTGGTCCAGCAGGTTTCTACACAACCCAGCACTTGATTAAGGTATGACTATAGTCATTTACATATGTAGTCTTAGTACTGTACTGGTATACAGAAGTGTTTTGATACATGTGTGTCAAGGGAAAATGGATTGTTTTTTTAGATTTATATAACTATTTTTACCTCAATGTGAGAGTGAGATACAATTATGATGTAAAATTGAGAAAAAATTAAGACGTCAGATATTTTTGCATTTAACagtgtgtttattattgtggtcGGATTGTTTAGTGAAAGCATAGATACATAGAGATATTCATAATTCCTGATTTTTAGGTCTTTTAACCTTATTACTTATAATACAGTATGTTTTAACTGGACTTGAAGGGATTGAAATACTgtatgtttacattatcctatcaGGCTCGTCAAGACATTGAAGTGGACATTTATGAGCGACTACCTGTTCCCTTTGGCCTGGTCAGATTTGGGGTTGCTCCTGATCACCCCGAAGTAAAGGTAAGGCCTAATGCAGGGTCGTCCAAttttttttccaccgagggctgcATACAGAAAATTGACACTTTGAGGGACAGTTTGACACATTTTGTACATACATTTAATCCAGAGTAGTTCAATATATGCTAAGATATcagaacaaaacatcttagctttgtgttataggtgacaaagtaaATTAGTGTAATATCGAATAATGTATCGTTTTATGTTCTTTTCAGAGTATGCCCATTGTCAGTAAAAAAAACGAGATGCATAACAAAAATAACCCAGGTCTCTTAGCAGGGTTTTGCACTGAAGCTGGACAAAATTTGACATTTTCTCTTTTTGGATGCTATAAGGTTggcacctgttttttttttttcttcgagcatAATCACTGACAAATGAATTACTTCCTCAGAACGTCATCAACACATTCACACAGACAGGCAAAAATGCCCGCTGTAGTTTCTACGGTAACGTTAACATCGGAAAGGATGTGAGCGTTAAAGAGCTACAGCAAGCCTACCATGCTGTTATATTGGTAAGATGCTTATTTGAAAAGTTAGTTTtgtgtaaatgtatgtgtgttatacttattattttaatatatgtTATGGTAGAGTTATGGGGCAGAAGGAAACAGGAGTATGGGGATACCTGGAGAAGACTTGGCCGGCGTGTACTCTGCAAAAGACTTTGTGGGCTGGTACAATGGACTGCCAAGTTGTCAACAGGTACTGTCATTCTCTTCACAAAGCAGATTTTTTTGTTCAGGTTTTGCTTCTTGAACTTCAgatatttttgtttccattcagCTGAGTCCAGACTTAAGTTGTGAAACAGCAGTTGTCCTGGGTCAAGGCAACGTGGCTTTGGACGTAGCAAGAATACTACTGTCTCCCATGGACATGTTAAAGGTATGCAAACACTGGCAAAGACATTATTGGTGTTTACAGTAAAAGGCGCAGAGTGTGTCTTCTGCTTCTAATGAATGTCAAAATGGATGTCTTTTTTTGCTGCTCAACAGTGCACTGGATTAAAACACTGTCAAATCTCAACATACATAATTGAAGCACATCACATGTACTAGTCTTCATTCCATCATTTTTTATTTGTCATGGAGATGATCATTTTGCATGGATCCTTTCTTGGTGAAGAGCTACGAGACTGTCAGTGGCTGTGAGATTATATTCCAGCCATCTattttctcccgcttgtccctctcggggtcgcagtgggctggagcctataccagctgcactcgggcaaaaagcagggtacaccctggacaagtcgccacctcctcgcagggccaacacagatagacagacaattatTCACACTCGCATAACAGGAAATAATAACAAGACATTATACTTCTTCTTTGCATGCGATTGCTGACAAATAGCGTTGACAAGCTAAAATAACAACAGATAAACCTCAAACCTATAAGGCAGGACGCTATGTTACAGCGATCCCTAGATATTTCCCCAGGCATTACATTATGGGATTggggcgtacaccctggactaaGCGCCAGTCAGTGGCACAAACTAAAAACCATGAACACTTACGACCAATTACAATTTTTCAATTAACCTATCATgcatcttttttaattttttgaaaaacCCACTGagggaacatacaaactccacatatAGATGCCTAAACAGAGATTTGAACCCTCAATCTATGGAGTGTGTGGCCTACAAGCTAACCACTCGGCCACCATGCAGCCTTAGTTTACATTGaaccaatgtaaaaaaaaatgtagacgGTTTATGATACATAATATTACTAAGTGgcactctttttttattttattgaaagtttggacattttaaaaatacaatggGGTTAATTATCTGTATTCATTGTTTACACAAGATGCAGTCGTTCCTCACCACATCatgcttcaaatattgcagcttcaccaCATTGCAGATTTCTGGGGGATATTTTCTTGCAGCATATTCTTTAACTGTTGGtcctaaataaacaaaaaactatcaatactacagtagtattgggcattagaggagaccaaaccaatcagaatgTGCTGTTTAGTATAGTGGCCACTGATTAGCTCAGCCTCTATTGGATTAAAATAGTTTAAATGTAACTAAATGGTGTTCTTTCATGTCTAgatggctctcataatgttgaaaaacataGTACATGGTCCTTTGTGTGTAGGTATATCAATATATCaggatcagaaatactttattaatccccgaggggaaattatttATAGCCTCTCTTCATGAAAATATTCCATCAAATGTGATTAAGAAATGTGTTTAGGTATGTTTTATTATGTCAGAAGGAGCATTTCCATTCCAAATAGAgcaaatactactactactattatgccTTTGCTGTATCATTGTGTTTTAATCATGCTTACAGATTACACattttccctaaccctaaccctaatttcCCAGTTAAGCGGCACCCTGGCCAttgatactgtaaataaactacaCAAGACCCACACGTCTTATTGTTGACATAAATGGAAACGTGTTTCTGTTGGTTTGCAGAATACTGATATCACCCAGGCAGCCCTTGAAGCTCTGATGGAGAGCCAGGTCCGTAGAGTGCTAATTGTTGGCCGTAGAGGACCAATGCAGGTCGCCTGCACAATCAAGGTGAGTGAGTGTTGTAGTATTTTTTAAAAGGACAACTTATTatgacttaacaaaaaaaaatcaagaccAATCTTTCATAATGGAATCCAAGTCCCACTTAATAGCACATAATTGTGGTGCTCTTCACTGTGCACTCAACTCTTCCCCGAGCAATACAGCGGAAGCACTAATTTCAAGCATTTTTGAGGCTACACAATTTGGAGCAATTTCTATTCAAACAACATTTATGAGAAAGGTATGCCATTAAGTCATTAAAAACTGAATTTAATCCACATGATATCAGCATACCTCAGGAGAACGAAGTTCAGACTCACAAAAGATTTAAAACTCAACTAGTgtattttgctttttctttggctttatgTTGCTTTTTTTGTGACACCTATTCTAAAATAAGAATATATACCTATAAGTTAGGGGTGGGCTATACTGAAAAAATTTGAAGTAATCCTGCGCCAGTATCGCCTTTGCCGTTACCAATACTTTTTTTCAAGATCATTTAGTTACATTTAAGAATGTTGACAATCAAAATATTACATGTGAACATTTTAacaatatagatatatacatatacaaaataaaatgtagcattatcaacaaaaaaaagttattttcatACCCCTTTTATTAAATACAATTCACGGTAGATGCTTGTATGCAATTTACACCACCATgaaaattttttgggaaaaattcaACAACCCCTTTAAAGTGATCGCTGTCTCAGAGATATGGAttgataaaaaaaggaatagattttgaactggagggatatgaactaaattacatccacagaaccaacaagaacggaggaggagtagtagtagtagtagtagtagtagtacatgaTGAAGGACTTGAACTACAAAATGGTGAATAACATGTAATTTGCTATTGACAATATTTTGGAATGtatgaccattgaaatatgtaaTGACAAAAGCAAAAACGtactgatcagttgtatatatagatcacctacgTCAAACATTGACTAGTTTGAAAACTGGTTCAAGGTAACCTTCAATGAAATCATTCAAAAAGTAATTATCTTATGTGGACAATTTAACATTGACCTCCTTAACACTATTAAGCATAAaactattgatgacttcatacaCACAATGTATAGTATACGTTTATATCctataatcacaataccaggtaGAATCACCAGGCAAAGTGccacacttattgacaatatatttacaaatgattttgataataatacaACAAGTAGTTTTCTAATATCTGATATAAGTGTTCATCTACCGGTTTTTACAatctatgatggaaactacagaGTAACATTGCTGAAGATCTATAGAAgcaaaaaacaagtgcaaaacgtataaaaacaagctaaccaACGTTGATCTTACGAACATGTAGAAACTAATATTATAGTCATTTATTAGACAAGAACAAAAATattatgagagcaacatgggttATCTTAAATAGTATTATTATAAATGGTGTTAAGAGGGATTACCCCGAATACTTCTTAAATGTAAAAAGTGACAAtatgaaggaagtagttgaaaagATTTCAGATCAGGTCAGTTGAGGACATAAATGACCagatagacagaaatcccaattcgaTGTTCCTCAAGAAtgtgacaaaagaaaaaaaaattgtaaagaaatgtaaatccaagacctcaactgactgTCACCGAATATATAGGAAAGCCATAAAAAAAGTTATTGAAGAAGTTTCAGAGCCTTTATCGTATATTagcaatctatcatttcaaattCCCTAACAAAATGAAAATGGCCAAAGTTGttccaatttataagactggagacaaacaccaatttacaaactatagacctgtttccttacttccacaattttctaaaatcatcgaaaaagtatttaaaaacagATTGGAAAAATTCATTAATAAAAGTGGAACACTTGTAGAGAACCAATACAGATACAGAcctaacatttcaacatcaatgacATTTATCAAAATAATACAGGAAATAACCAATGCAAAAGATGGCAAACAgagtgcagcagcagtttttatggatctaacaaaagcatttgacacaaacaatcataatatcttaattaCTAAATTAGAACAATATGGAATCAGAGGGGCTGGTTTTAAACTgtataagaagctacttaaccaacaggaagacatccatccatctattttctaccgcttgcaatTTGTGAAAATAGGTAAAAGTATGTCAACAGCCCTTGAGATATCTtgcggcgtaccccagggatcaatactgggaccaaaattgttcaatctttgtaTCAAcgatatttgtaaagttacagagGACTTAAAATTAGTATTTTTTGCCGAAGTGTCTGTGTGTGTTCAAGGGAAAACGCACAGAAGCTATTACAAATACcaaaagaaatgaacaaattaaaaagagggtttgacaaaaacagactttctTTGAATCTcaataaaatgaaaacaatgctatttggtaacagtagaaaagaatgtcaaacacaaatacagatagacggagtagacattgaaagggtaaaataaatcatatttttgggagtaataatagaCGATTAAATGaagtggaaatctcatataaaaatacataacacaaggtggcaagaaatatttatataataaagtaaaatatgttctagaccaaaaatcacttcacattctctactgctcgctagtgtacCATATCTAAGTTATGGTCCAGAAAAATGGAGAAATAACTACCAAAGTACAATTCATTCACTAACAGTGTCACAAAGTAGGTCAGTTAGAAtagtacataatgttggatatagagagcaTAATTACAAaccttttattaaaatattgcaatTCAATGATTGGGTGTTTTTGCAAACAGCTaatattatgtacaaagcaaactgtaacctgatacccaagaatatacacaaattcttctcaacaaaggtGGCAAAATATAACTTCAGAGAAAAATGTACTTTGCACgtaaaacacttaaaacctttagtatattagtatgtggaattaaattatggattgGGTTAAGCAAATAAGTCAAATAATGTACTAACTTAATGCAGTTTAAGAGGTTCTAACAATGTTTACAATGTATAAGGAAGAAGAACTTTATTGTAAATAAGATATGAATCATCTCTTTATGTGAATTGtaactgacttaactatttatgaagagaactgttgtattTAGAAAACATTGGTATAAttgtgctacaaattgaaaacaggaagtgaacatgtaTGTGTAAGAAACTGCTATGTGTGTCTATAACGTTGTTGATGAACCCTTTTTGGCCAAGCCTGTTAGGTTAAATTAGTAGAAGAGGTCGTGTTGTATGTAGTACGGTCAATAATTTGTCCTCGTATGGATTGTTATCTCACTGGAAAACACACattttgcattttgtttattATAGGAGGTCAGAGAAATGGTCAACCTGCCTGGGACCAAGCCTCAGATGCTGCCAACTGATTTTGATGGTGTCCGTGAAGCTCTTCAAGGTGGaagtttaattattttttaagtaGCACCTTCTAATTTTAGGATCATACATTTACTGCTCATTTCATTAGGTAGACCTGCTGACCAAATATATAATCcaaccatccatctattttctatactgctggagcctatcctagtaGACTGTGTGCaacaggcggggtacaccctgtcaATCACAGGACACATATAAACAAACAACCATTCATACTCACATTTACACCTATCTACTTTTGGTCCACTAGTCACTATTCCACTAGTCTGCTATATACATAATTACATAGTTTAAAAATAGgcttttacaaatacaaaaatgcctATTGTTGCAGTTGTACTTTTCATTGAATTTGCAGTCACACGTGAAAAAACATTCAAAAGTATGACGACAAGAAGCTGTGGTTTCCTGATCAAAACTTGCACCTCCATGTTTGAGCAGTAAAGGCagtgttttcttttatttttttgtttgttttttgaacagTTTGTCCCCCAGTTATCTGTCCTCATTCGTCCGACCGCTTGCCATGTCCTTGTTAGTGAAAAACACTTGATGATGAATGTACAGTACAGTTCAGGGTTTATTATGATACCTAGTGAATTGAGTAAAGGCAGAGAGCGCTGCCGTTATAGGAAATGTGCAACGACCAGTCAGTTGTCTAATAGTGTAACACAGGTGCTTCCTCGTCTCTTTGTGTTCTCTCTTTAGTCGTCACTATGCGTTGAGGGAGAGGGTTAACACAATACAAATACTCCAAACAACCTTGGCTTGTTTTCttaaatgtattcattcagtCTGTACCCACATCAACACATACACAATATAAAAGTAACCAACTATTAATGTTTGTTTAAATACTTTCTCATGTACATTTCTTCTTTCTGAAAGATGAGGACTTACCACTATCTATCACTATCATTATAAATATTAAACAGTTTTGTGTGAGCGAAGTCAGTACTGTAACTGGATTGATCAGTAACGTTATTGTTGGATTATAATGCACTTCTAGTTTCAGAAGATAGTCCTGTTCCTTTCTTCAGGTAATACATAAAATCTGGATAGAGGCAAAAATACATATACCATAttataaaatgaaatacattgcagtatatagtatataaacacacactcaaagacatgtatttatttcaatGTACTTAATAtagataaataatataaatatgtatattatattttctaatttgtatattttaatagtttatttttagtattacaaataatattgtatttatataatattagattaaaaaaaaaaaaaaagttctttgttaaaaaatatagCATTTATTATtgattcaattttatttttttagtaaatGCTTATATGTCCAGACTTGTGTATAGTAACATCAATGGTAAAATGCAATTTGGGAGTaatttcaaaacaatgttttaaGTGTCAGTTAGtttacaggtgtcaaactcttGGCCCTAGGGCCAGATCTGGATCGTCACATCATGTTATGTGGCCTGAAAaagcttggaaataatgtgtgtcaataaagcacttcaataaaatgtatttgttctttcaattttgacagaaaatgtgCATGTATGCAATCGCATCTCTGATCATGCCACAAACATTTAATTTACTTATATTCCAAGCATTTTTCTTTTAACATAAAAATTATTAAATTCTGCTTGTCACCCTGACTTATGATTGTAAAGCAAGTTATCGATCAATGTGTAtggaataaaaatataataacatGCATAAGATAATCAAATACATAGGCAATTGTGgaataatatcatgaggcaatTAAACATTATTCACATATATTCAGTGTTACAGGCATCTCaaaatggcagccataactgcgatgtgaccctcaatgaaaacgagtttgacaccccggaATTAGTCTTGCAAATGTCAGATGCagtttactgttaatattaacacaaaaaaaacactttttactcAGGAATGACGATGGCGTGATAAGTCATTTTGTATCTTTAACTGTAACAAAAAGTTTAAAGTTAAAGAAAAGGTTAACTACAGCAAAATgcagtataaaaataaataaaaacatttacctTAGTTTAAAAAGTACCACTGAACCTGGACTTTCCTATAAAAGTTACACCGGATTTTGTTTAGTTAATCTTGGTTgtcaaaaattatatatatacactaggagGTACATTTAGTTTGATATCAGAAAAAACACTGCCTACACTATGGCTGTTTCAGATTTACCAAGACCACGAAAGCGTCTCACAGAGTTGATGTTGAAGGCAGCCATCGAGCTTCCAGCAGAAAAAGAGCAGGAAAAAAGTAATAAGGCTTCACGCAGTTGGGGATTTCGATTCTTCCGGAGCCCAGTCCAGGTCCTTCCAAGTGCTGATGGCACCAGGACGGCTGGCATCCGCCTGGCAGTCAACAAACTGGAGGTAAACTGATTTTCATTTTCCTTGGACTGATGATTGCTGAATTGACATGTCTAACATCAGGGTTCAGGTGAGGCAGCGCGTGCAGTGCTCACTGGTGAAGTGGAGGACGTGACCTGTGGCCTTGTCATCAGCAGCATTGGCTACAAGAGCCTCCTCATTGACCCATCGGTGCCGTTTGACTCTCAAAAAGCTATAGTCCCGAACCTAATGGGCCGTGTTCAACAAGCTGCAGGTACTTTTATAAAAATACAGCACCAAGTGAGCTAAAATTAGAAAGATAAGTAAGCATGTGTCAAATTGTTCCTTGCTTCTAGGTCTTTACTGCAGTGGCTGGCTTAAAACTGGCCCAACTGGCGTGATAGCCACTACTATGAATAATAGTTTTGAAACTGCACGATCCCTAATTGAAGACATGGACTCGGGAAAATTGGACCTTTCTGCTGAAAAATCCGGTGCCCAAAAAATCAGAAATCTGCTTGAAAAGAGAGGTATTTTACTTGAATATATCTGTGTATTTGCAGTTGGTATTGACTTTGTTTCCCTCGGTTttgaattaatatttttaaaaacggTAATTTAAAGAAGTGGTTTGACTGCgcaggcttcctcccacctccaaagacatgcacctgggggataGGTTGatgggcaacactaaattggccccagtgtgtgaatgtgagtgttgtctgtgttgaccctgcgatgaggtggcgacttgtcctgggtacCTTGCctaccgcccgagtgcagctgggataggctccagcaccccatgcAACcctaaggacaagcggtagatggatggatgggtttgagTGCTGCCGCTGTaaatccagcagagggcgctgtccCAGGAAATATTTCAAGATTTAAGCAAGTAGACGCTTTGAAAGGATGAGATTAAGGGTTTTTTATGGGCGCATGATCGCTTTTTTGCAATACACGGGTGGGGGTTGGGGTCTAGGAATTCTGTATTCCACCTTTGCCTCATACATGAGAAATGCACTAAACAGCATACACTTCTAGTCGACTATACAAGAGTGACGGACATTTTACTTATTTCATATAGCTGTcaatgttagtcacacatttcaGCAGGATTGTAAGATCCTactttgtactgtatatattttcaaatgacATCAAATTGTCTCGTTTTATCGTCTCTGTAGAAATCAAGCCTGTAACCTTTTCGGGCTGGGAGAAGATTGACCGTGTGGAGACAATGAGGGGTGGGTCGACAGGAAAGCCCAGAGAAAAATTGCTGACCGTGGAAGAAATGCTGCAACTTGCCTGGATGTGACCACCGGATACAGCTTAGTGATTTCACAAAGCTGTATTACATTTTTATCGACAAAGACAAACCTTGATCCACATGAAAGAGTGCCAAGATCATGTAAAAAATATCAAAGAAAATTGTATTTGCATTAAATTGAGTTTGATGAAACATAAAAACCGTAAATGTGTAGTTCAGTAAAATTGGTATTTTTGACCAAAGCTGCAACAGGAAGGAAAATATTTCATTCCTACCGTTTTGAGTCCAGCCCCTGAATTTTTTTATGGTAGGTTTACGTCTCTTTAATGTGTATGTACTTGGCAGTTTGACATCCATTTGGTTTGAATTGAAGTTTaaagaactctgctgctcgtcttttAACCAAAATCAAACGACGTGAGCACATTACCCCTCGACTGGCtttccttcactggctcccagttacTTTTAGAGATAATttaaaaattttactttttaaaaaaataaatgcctACACCAAGAAGCCCCGCCCTatcttattgagctgctgcaacTTTGTCCAAGCAGGACTCTTCAGACTAAAATACGGTAGACTAGATCCTCCTTGCTGCCCCAAAAACTAGGCTAAAAACAAGAGTCTTTACAGTGGCAGGCCCCTGACTATGGAACAACCTTTCACTATTAGGTCCTCCCAGTCTGAGCCAATTTAAATCTAGGCTAAACATATTTTCACTCCGACATTCAAATCCAGTTAGACatcttttttttccttgttttaattttacattttaggtGACGTAAGTCACTTCTTTGAAGGTATATTTTACTACCgtattttattcatccttctGTGTTACGATGTAAATGTGACACTGTGCCCCTCTTaagtctgtacagcactttggccaacaggttgttttttttttagatttataaatgtgctatataaataaaccgaACTAAATGGTTGAAATAAAGAGTACTTAATGGGCACATCTGTCTCGGGGGGACATTTTTGCTTGATAGGGAATCAAGTACTTACAAATGTATTTTTCCTAGATTGTTTTAACATAGTCTTGAAAATAGCACAATTTTAGATTACATTGTAAAggagtaaaaaaaccaaaccataATACCTGAATTTCATGAACAGAAATAGAAGCCAACTGTACATCCAGTTTACAAAGAGTTTGCTTCACTAGACTGAGAACAATGTTTTGAACTCAAGTGTTGCAGCCAACATGGTGTTCTAATTTAGTTCCTTATTTTAATCACCTTTGTAAATTATACACTTAGAAAATATTAAAACCTTAAACATTAGATTAATAAAAAAGTATTAAATCAACTTTCACTTAAAATTAAAAAGCAATGCATAAAAATTGGTgtaaatttgtttatttttttaaatccagatTTCATAAATACTTGATGTTTTCTTCCTGCTGCAATTAGACACCgcacaatttaaaaaacacatctcCATTTCGTTATGAACATTGCGCATAGTCACATTACTGCTCAGATTGAATGATGTTGCACTTCAAATGTCACCTTGTGGCCCAACTCAACTTGGTGGTTGTCATGTGGCCCATGTCGTCACTCTGGtggtggccgtggcttgagttgtcatcagaagtcacattgtggcccatgtcattttggtggccgtggcttgagttgtcatggTGATGGCCCATCTCACTCTGGtggtggccgtggcttgagttgtcatagtggtcatcagaagtcacattgtggcccatgtcGTCCCTCTGGtggtggccgtggcttgagttgtcatcagaagtcacattgtggcccatgtcgtcactctggtggtggccgtggcttgagttgtcatagtggtcatcagaagtcacattgtggcccatgtcattttggtggccgtggcttgagttgtcatggtgatggcccatgtcgtcactctggtggtggccgtggcttgagttgtcatcagatgtcacattgtggcccatgtcattttggtggccgtggcttgagttgtcatagtggtcatcagaagtcaaattgtggcccatgtcgtcactctgg includes the following:
- the fdxr gene encoding NADPH:adrenodoxin oxidoreductase, mitochondrial isoform X1, with the protein product MAGYKRLFYRVALWTWRRSSWMSRNDSSAVFGEAGFSSCRPKVCIVGSGPAGFYTTQHLIKARQDIEVDIYERLPVPFGLVRFGVAPDHPEVKNVINTFTQTGKNARCSFYGNVNIGKDVSVKELQQAYHAVILSYGAEGNRSMGIPGEDLAGVYSAKDFVGWYNGLPSCQQLSPDLSCETAVVLGQGNVALDVARILLSPMDMLKNTDITQAALEALMESQVRRVLIVGRRGPMQVACTIKEVREMVNLPGTKPQMLPTDFDGVREALQDLPRPRKRLTELMLKAAIELPAEKEQEKSNKASRSWGFRFFRSPVQVLPSADGTRTAGIRLAVNKLEGSGEAARAVLTGEVEDVTCGLVISSIGYKSLLIDPSVPFDSQKAIVPNLMGRVQQAAGLYCSGWLKTGPTGVIATTMNNSFETARSLIEDMDSGKLDLSAEKSGAQKIRNLLEKREIKPVTFSGWEKIDRVETMRGGSTGKPREKLLTVEEMLQLAWM
- the fdxr gene encoding NADPH:adrenodoxin oxidoreductase, mitochondrial isoform X2; amino-acid sequence: MARQDIEVDIYERLPVPFGLVRFGVAPDHPEVKNVINTFTQTGKNARCSFYGNVNIGKDVSVKELQQAYHAVILSYGAEGNRSMGIPGEDLAGVYSAKDFVGWYNGLPSCQQLSPDLSCETAVVLGQGNVALDVARILLSPMDMLKNTDITQAALEALMESQVRRVLIVGRRGPMQVACTIKEVREMVNLPGTKPQMLPTDFDGVREALQDLPRPRKRLTELMLKAAIELPAEKEQEKSNKASRSWGFRFFRSPVQVLPSADGTRTAGIRLAVNKLEGSGEAARAVLTGEVEDVTCGLVISSIGYKSLLIDPSVPFDSQKAIVPNLMGRVQQAAGLYCSGWLKTGPTGVIATTMNNSFETARSLIEDMDSGKLDLSAEKSGAQKIRNLLEKREIKPVTFSGWEKIDRVETMRGGSTGKPREKLLTVEEMLQLAWM